One segment of Streptomyces sp. TG1A-8 DNA contains the following:
- a CDS encoding amidohydrolase family protein produces MSDDAVLHVKGRVLAGPEDVRDGLWVVGGRVSYDRPAGARDVRTVEGWALPGLVDAHCHVGLDAEGPVDAETAEKQALADREAGTLLIRDAGSPADTRWIDDRDDLPRIIRAGRHIARTRRYIRNYAHEIEPDALVDHVAREARRGDGWVKLVGDWIDRDLGDLAPCWPREAAGAAIAEAHRLGARVTAHCFAESSLRDLVEAGIDCVEHATGLTEDLIPLFAERGVAIVPTLVNIATFPQLAAGGDAKYPRWSAHMRRLHERRYDTVRGAHDAGIPVYVGTDAGGSLAHGLVAAEVAELVTAGIPPLAALAAASWGARAWLGRPGLQEGAPADLVVYESDPRADVRVLAAPRRVVLNGRVVE; encoded by the coding sequence ATGAGCGATGACGCGGTGCTGCACGTGAAGGGGCGGGTCCTCGCCGGACCCGAGGACGTCCGCGACGGGCTGTGGGTGGTCGGGGGCCGCGTCTCCTACGACCGCCCCGCCGGCGCCCGGGACGTCCGGACCGTCGAGGGCTGGGCGCTGCCCGGCCTGGTCGACGCGCACTGCCACGTCGGCCTCGACGCCGAGGGCCCGGTCGACGCGGAGACCGCCGAGAAGCAGGCCCTGGCCGACCGCGAGGCGGGCACCCTGCTGATCCGCGACGCGGGCTCGCCCGCCGACACCCGCTGGATCGACGACCGCGACGACCTCCCGAGGATCATCCGGGCCGGCCGGCACATCGCCCGCACCCGCCGCTACATCCGCAACTACGCCCACGAGATCGAGCCGGACGCCCTCGTCGACCACGTCGCCCGGGAGGCCCGGCGCGGCGACGGCTGGGTCAAACTGGTCGGCGACTGGATCGACCGCGACCTCGGCGACCTGGCGCCCTGCTGGCCCCGGGAGGCCGCCGGGGCGGCCATCGCCGAGGCCCACCGCCTGGGCGCCCGCGTCACCGCGCACTGCTTCGCCGAAAGCTCCCTGCGCGACCTGGTGGAGGCGGGCATCGACTGCGTCGAGCACGCCACCGGCCTGACCGAGGACCTGATCCCCCTGTTCGCCGAGCGGGGCGTCGCGATCGTCCCGACCCTCGTCAACATCGCCACCTTCCCGCAGCTCGCGGCCGGCGGCGACGCCAAGTACCCGCGCTGGTCGGCGCACATGCGCCGACTGCACGAGCGCCGCTACGACACCGTGCGCGGGGCCCACGACGCCGGCATCCCGGTGTACGTCGGCACGGACGCCGGCGGCTCGCTGGCCCACGGCCTGGTCGCGGCGGAGGTGGCCGAACTGGTCACCGCCGGCATCCCGCCGCTGGCCGCCCTGGCGGCGGCGAGCTGGGGCGCCCGGGCCTGGCTGGGCCGCCCCGGACTGCAGGAGGGGGCGCCGGCCGACCTGGTCGTGTACGAGTCCGACCCCCGGGCGGACGTCCGCGTCCTGGCGGCACCGCGCCGGGTGGTACTGAACGGGCGCGTCGTGGAGTAG
- the cobC gene encoding Rv2231c family pyridoxal phosphate-dependent protein CobC — MLTEDTGSTAGAGPDLRHHGDAEVRDDGAGLADLAVNVRADTPPGWLREEIAASLSSLAAYPDGRAARAAVAARHGLPARRVLLTAGAAEAFVLLARALEVRRPVVVHPQFTEPEAALRDAGHSVDRVLLREADGFRLDPAAVPEEADLVVVGNPTNPTSVLHPAGVLARLARPGRTLVVDEAFMDAVPGERESLAGRTDVPGLVVLRSLTKTWGLAGLRIGYVLAAPGTIAELERAQPLWPVSTPALAAARACVAPRALAEAAHAAHRISADRAHLVAGLGAFAGRGVRVVGPAQGPFLLVRMAGAEGVRRRLRELGYAVRRGDTFPGLGADWVRVAVRDRATADGFLRALSAALA; from the coding sequence ATGCTCACTGAGGACACCGGGAGCACCGCCGGCGCCGGGCCCGACCTGCGGCACCACGGGGACGCCGAGGTCCGGGATGACGGGGCCGGGCTGGCCGACCTCGCCGTCAACGTCCGCGCGGACACGCCTCCGGGCTGGCTGCGCGAGGAGATCGCCGCGTCGCTGTCCTCCCTCGCCGCCTACCCGGACGGGCGGGCCGCGCGGGCGGCGGTGGCCGCGCGGCACGGGCTGCCGGCGCGGCGGGTGCTGCTGACGGCGGGCGCGGCCGAGGCGTTCGTGCTGCTGGCGCGGGCGCTGGAGGTGCGTCGGCCGGTCGTGGTGCACCCGCAGTTCACGGAGCCGGAGGCGGCCCTGCGCGACGCCGGGCACAGCGTGGACCGGGTGCTGCTGCGCGAGGCGGACGGGTTCCGGCTCGATCCGGCGGCCGTGCCGGAGGAGGCCGATCTGGTGGTGGTCGGGAACCCGACGAATCCCACGTCGGTGCTGCACCCGGCCGGCGTCCTGGCACGGCTCGCGCGTCCCGGGCGGACGCTGGTGGTGGACGAGGCGTTCATGGACGCGGTGCCGGGCGAGCGGGAGTCGCTGGCCGGGCGGACGGACGTGCCGGGGCTGGTGGTGCTGCGCAGCCTGACCAAGACGTGGGGGCTGGCGGGGCTGCGCATCGGCTACGTGCTGGCGGCCCCGGGGACGATCGCGGAACTGGAACGGGCGCAGCCGCTGTGGCCGGTGTCCACGCCGGCGCTGGCCGCGGCGCGGGCGTGCGTGGCGCCCCGGGCGCTGGCGGAGGCGGCGCACGCGGCGCACCGGATCTCCGCGGACCGGGCCCACCTGGTGGCGGGGCTGGGCGCGTTCGCCGGGCGCGGGGTGCGGGTGGTGGGGCCCGCGCAGGGGCCGTTCCTGCTGGTGCGGATGGCGGGGGCCGAGGGGGTGCGGCGGCGGCTGCGCGAGCTGGGGTACGCGGTGCGGCGGGGGGACACGTTCCCCGGGCTCGGCGCGGACTGGGTGCGCGTCGCCGTGCGGGACCGTGCGACGGCGGACGGGTTCCTGCGGGCGCTGTCGGCCGCGCTGGCCTGA
- a CDS encoding sirohydrochlorin chelatase, which produces MTTPPPALLIAGHGTRDEAGAEAFRDFVRELGRRHPHLPVAGGFIELSPPPLGEAVAELVERGVRRFAAVPLMLVSAGHAKGDIPAALAREKERHPGISYTYGRPLGPHPALLRVLERRLEEALAGTSGERSDVTVLLVGRGSTDPDANAEVHKAARLLWEGRGYAGVETAFVSLAAPDVPSGLDRCARLGARRIVVLPYFLFTGILPDRVERQARDWAAAHPELEVRSADVVGPEPELLDLVMERYEEAVGGDLRMNCDSCVYRIALPGFEDKVGLPQQPHFHPDDDGHHHGDGHGHGHHHGGHTHSHAH; this is translated from the coding sequence GTGACCACCCCGCCGCCCGCTCTGCTCATCGCCGGACACGGCACCCGGGACGAGGCCGGAGCCGAGGCGTTCCGCGACTTCGTGCGGGAACTGGGCCGCCGCCACCCCCACCTGCCCGTCGCGGGCGGCTTCATCGAGCTGTCCCCGCCGCCGCTGGGCGAGGCCGTCGCCGAGCTGGTCGAGCGGGGCGTGCGGCGGTTCGCGGCGGTGCCGCTGATGCTGGTGTCCGCCGGGCACGCCAAGGGGGACATCCCGGCCGCGCTGGCCCGCGAGAAGGAGCGGCACCCGGGGATCTCGTACACCTACGGCCGTCCGCTCGGCCCGCACCCGGCGCTGCTGCGCGTGCTGGAGCGGCGGCTGGAGGAGGCGCTGGCCGGCACGTCGGGCGAGCGGTCCGACGTGACCGTGCTGCTGGTCGGACGCGGCTCCACCGACCCGGACGCCAACGCCGAGGTGCACAAGGCGGCGCGGCTGCTGTGGGAGGGGCGCGGCTACGCCGGTGTGGAGACGGCGTTCGTGTCGCTGGCGGCGCCGGACGTGCCGAGCGGGCTCGACCGGTGCGCGCGGCTGGGGGCGCGGCGGATCGTCGTCCTGCCCTACTTCCTGTTCACCGGGATCCTGCCGGACCGGGTGGAGCGGCAGGCGCGGGACTGGGCGGCCGCGCACCCGGAGCTGGAGGTGCGCTCGGCGGACGTCGTCGGACCCGAGCCGGAACTGCTGGACCTGGTCATGGAACGGTACGAGGAGGCCGTCGGGGGCGACCTGCGCATGAACTGCGACTCGTGCGTGTACCGCATCGCCCTGCCCGGCTTCGAGGACAAGGTGGGGCTGCCGCAGCAGCCGCACTTCCACCCGGACGACGACGGGCACCACCACGGGGACGGGCACGGGCACGGGCACCACCACGGGGGGCACACGCACAGCCATGCTCACTGA
- a CDS encoding precorrin-8X methylmutase, with amino-acid sequence MNRVVHPIEEESFRRLRARLDTSHFPPLTRAVVERVIHSAADPEYATDLVTDEDDLARGHAALHAGAPVVVDVEMVAAGITRRETVCRLRDARSAPGLTRSAHAVRLAHEQVGPGALWVIGCAPTALEELLALDASPALVIGLPVGFVGAAESKAALRASGLPAVSNVSEKGGSAVAAAALNALLYHPMSTEETT; translated from the coding sequence GTGAACCGCGTGGTCCACCCCATCGAGGAGGAGTCCTTCCGGCGGCTGCGCGCCCGCCTGGACACCTCGCACTTCCCGCCGCTGACCCGGGCGGTGGTGGAGCGGGTCATCCACTCCGCCGCCGACCCGGAGTACGCCACCGACCTCGTCACCGACGAGGACGACCTGGCCAGGGGGCACGCGGCGCTGCACGCCGGGGCGCCCGTCGTCGTCGACGTCGAGATGGTCGCGGCCGGCATCACCCGGCGCGAGACCGTCTGCCGGCTGCGGGACGCCAGGTCCGCACCGGGGCTGACCCGTTCGGCCCACGCCGTCCGGCTCGCCCACGAGCAGGTCGGGCCCGGGGCGCTGTGGGTGATCGGCTGCGCGCCGACCGCCCTGGAGGAGCTGCTCGCCCTGGACGCCTCCCCCGCGCTCGTCATCGGCCTGCCCGTCGGCTTCGTCGGCGCGGCCGAGTCCAAGGCCGCGTTGCGGGCGAGCGGTCTGCCCGCCGTGAGCAACGTGTCCGAGAAGGGCGGCTCGGCGGTCGCCGCCGCCGCGCTCAACGCCCTGCTGTACCACCCGATGTCCACCGAGGAGACCACGTGA
- the cobJ gene encoding precorrin-3B C(17)-methyltransferase, producing the protein MIGLISATAAGAAARDRLAAAWPDRTRVYDGPVGEAVRSAFAECGQLVCFLATGATVRLLAPLLGGKADDPGVVCVDEGGRFAVSLVGGHGGGANELAREVGALLGAEPVVTTATDAVDLPGLDTLGLPFEGAVAAVSRALLDGEPVALEAEVPWPLPALPTSVRGSYTVRLTDRAVEPGEREVLLRPPSLVVGVGASRGAPAEEVLGLIGEALREAGLSVRSVAELATVDAKSQEPGIVAAAERLGVPLVTYPAGRLAAVEVPNPSDAPLAAVGTPSVAEAAALVGGGELLVPKRRSAARPAMATCAVARRPGRGRLAVVGLGPGARDLLTPRAAAELRRASVLVGLDQYVDQIRDLLRPGTRVLESGLGAEEERARTAVAEARRGHAVALIGSGDAGVYAMASPALAEASCDIDVVGVPGVTAALAAGAVLGAPLGHDHVSISLSDLHTPWEVIERRVRAAAEADLVVTFYNPRSRGRHWQLPKALAILAEHREPATPVGVVRNASRADESSRVTTLAELDPAVVDMMTVVTVGNTATRTVAGRMVTPRGYRWQHSTQEDAQ; encoded by the coding sequence GTGATCGGCCTCATTTCCGCCACCGCGGCGGGGGCGGCGGCGCGGGACCGGCTGGCCGCGGCCTGGCCGGACCGCACACGGGTGTACGACGGCCCCGTCGGGGAGGCCGTGCGGAGCGCGTTCGCCGAGTGCGGGCAGCTGGTGTGCTTCCTGGCGACGGGCGCGACGGTACGGCTGCTCGCCCCGCTGCTCGGCGGCAAGGCGGACGACCCGGGCGTCGTCTGCGTCGACGAGGGCGGCCGGTTCGCGGTGTCCCTGGTCGGCGGGCACGGCGGGGGCGCCAACGAACTCGCCCGTGAGGTGGGCGCGCTGCTGGGTGCCGAGCCGGTGGTGACGACCGCCACGGACGCCGTGGACCTGCCGGGGCTCGACACCCTCGGGCTGCCCTTCGAGGGTGCGGTCGCCGCGGTGTCCCGGGCCCTGCTGGACGGCGAACCGGTGGCGCTGGAGGCCGAGGTGCCGTGGCCGCTGCCGGCGCTGCCGACCTCGGTGCGGGGGTCGTACACCGTCCGGCTCACCGACCGCGCCGTCGAACCCGGCGAGCGGGAGGTGCTGTTGAGGCCGCCGTCCCTGGTGGTCGGGGTCGGCGCGTCCAGGGGCGCGCCGGCCGAGGAGGTCCTGGGGCTGATCGGGGAGGCGCTGCGCGAGGCGGGGCTCTCGGTGCGGTCCGTGGCCGAACTGGCCACCGTGGACGCCAAGTCGCAGGAGCCCGGCATCGTCGCGGCCGCCGAACGGCTCGGGGTGCCCCTGGTGACGTACCCGGCCGGACGGCTGGCGGCCGTCGAGGTGCCCAACCCGTCCGACGCGCCGCTCGCCGCCGTCGGCACCCCGTCGGTCGCCGAGGCGGCGGCCCTGGTGGGCGGCGGCGAACTCCTCGTGCCCAAGCGCAGGTCCGCGGCGCGGCCGGCCATGGCGACCTGTGCCGTCGCACGGCGTCCGGGGCGCGGGCGGCTCGCGGTGGTCGGGCTCGGCCCCGGCGCCCGCGACCTGCTCACCCCGCGCGCCGCCGCCGAGCTGCGGCGGGCCTCGGTGCTGGTCGGGCTCGACCAGTACGTCGACCAGATCCGCGACCTGCTGCGGCCGGGCACCCGGGTGCTGGAGTCGGGGCTCGGCGCGGAGGAGGAGCGGGCCCGTACGGCCGTCGCCGAGGCCCGCCGGGGGCACGCGGTGGCGCTGATCGGCAGCGGGGACGCGGGCGTGTACGCGATGGCCTCCCCCGCGCTCGCCGAGGCCTCCTGCGACATCGACGTGGTCGGGGTGCCCGGCGTGACGGCCGCGCTGGCGGCCGGGGCGGTCCTGGGGGCGCCGCTGGGCCACGACCACGTGTCGATCAGCCTGTCCGACCTGCACACGCCGTGGGAGGTCATCGAACGGCGGGTGCGGGCGGCGGCCGAGGCGGACCTCGTCGTCACCTTCTACAACCCGCGCTCGCGGGGCCGCCACTGGCAGCTGCCCAAGGCGCTCGCGATCCTCGCGGAGCACCGGGAGCCGGCCACGCCGGTCGGTGTCGTCCGCAACGCCTCGCGGGCGGACGAGTCCAGCCGGGTGACCACCCTGGCGGAACTCGACCCGGCGGTCGTCGACATGATGACGGTCGTCACCGTCGGCAACACGGCCACCCGGACCGTCGCGGGGCGCATGGTGACCCCGCGCGGCTACCGCTGGCAGCACAGCACGCAGGAGGACGCCCAGTGA
- the cbiE gene encoding precorrin-6y C5,15-methyltransferase (decarboxylating) subunit CbiE, translated as MITVVGTGTGAPVPPGALAGAALVVGGRRHLDAVRLPAGAERIVLGPLAPALDAIARYAEKDLPVCVLASGDPGFFGIVRALAERFGAGRLDVRPGVSSVAAAFARAGLPWDDAVVVSAHGRELRTAVNACRAHPKVAVLTGPGAGPAELGAALPDGRVLVVASSLGDPERERVERVTPAEAARRDWGAAVSVVLCLDEGRAPAPARTVAGVRAGPDRWALDEAAFAHRDSMITKFEVRALALARLGPRLGDLVWDVGAGSGSVAVECARLGAAVVAVEKTPDGAGRIRANARAHGVDVDVVHGTAPAALSGLDDPDAVFIGGGGRELPAVVTACARRARRTVVVAVAALDRVPVVREALTAAGFGCDGVLLQSSRLAPLPGDVTRLAATNPVFLLWGARTPSSSEGVVQ; from the coding sequence TTGATCACGGTCGTCGGCACGGGGACGGGAGCGCCGGTCCCGCCCGGCGCGCTCGCCGGGGCCGCGCTCGTGGTCGGCGGGCGCCGCCACCTGGACGCGGTGCGGCTGCCCGCGGGCGCGGAGCGGATCGTGCTCGGGCCGCTGGCGCCCGCCCTGGACGCGATCGCGCGGTACGCGGAGAAGGACCTGCCGGTCTGCGTGCTGGCCTCCGGGGACCCCGGGTTCTTCGGGATCGTGCGGGCGCTGGCCGAGCGGTTCGGGGCCGGGCGGCTGGACGTGCGGCCGGGGGTGTCCTCGGTGGCCGCCGCGTTCGCCCGGGCCGGACTGCCGTGGGACGACGCGGTGGTGGTCAGCGCGCACGGCCGGGAGCTGCGTACGGCGGTCAACGCGTGCCGCGCGCATCCCAAGGTGGCCGTGCTGACCGGGCCGGGGGCCGGGCCCGCCGAGCTGGGGGCCGCGCTGCCGGACGGCCGCGTCCTCGTGGTGGCGAGCTCGCTCGGCGACCCGGAGCGGGAGCGGGTGGAGCGGGTGACGCCCGCCGAGGCCGCCCGGCGGGACTGGGGCGCGGCGGTGAGCGTGGTGCTGTGCCTGGACGAGGGCCGGGCGCCGGCACCGGCGCGGACGGTCGCCGGGGTGCGCGCGGGACCGGACCGGTGGGCGCTGGACGAGGCCGCCTTCGCGCACCGGGACTCGATGATCACCAAGTTCGAGGTGCGGGCCCTGGCGCTGGCCCGGCTGGGGCCGCGCCTGGGAGACCTGGTGTGGGACGTGGGCGCCGGATCGGGTTCGGTGGCCGTGGAGTGCGCCCGGCTCGGCGCGGCCGTCGTCGCCGTCGAGAAGACCCCGGACGGGGCCGGGCGGATCCGCGCCAACGCGCGCGCCCACGGCGTCGACGTGGACGTGGTGCACGGCACGGCACCGGCCGCACTGTCCGGCCTGGACGATCCCGACGCCGTGTTCATCGGCGGCGGGGGGCGCGAACTGCCCGCCGTCGTCACCGCCTGCGCACGGCGGGCGCGGCGGACCGTGGTCGTCGCCGTGGCCGCGCTGGACCGGGTGCCGGTGGTGCGCGAGGCGCTCACGGCCGCCGGGTTCGGCTGCGACGGCGTGCTGCTGCAGTCGTCGCGGCTGGCGCCGCTGCCCGGGGACGTGACCCGGCTCGCGGCCACCAATCCCGTGTTTCTGCTCTGGGGTGCCAGAACCCCGTCGTCTAGTGAAGGAGTTGTCCAGTGA
- the cobM gene encoding precorrin-4 C(11)-methyltransferase: MADAPTGKVTFVGAGPGAADLLTFRAARAIAEADVVIWAASLVQAEVLEHAREGAEILDSAVMSLEDVVAVYRRAHAEGLRVARIHSGDPALWGGTQEQLDRCADIGIATEVVPGVSSFSAVAALVRRELTVPEVAQSVVLTRLGGGKTPMPPGEEVREFARHGTTMAVFLSAARSGQLVRELLEGGYPAGTPVIVAHQATWPEELIVRCTIGTLEETVKEHRFWKHTLFLVGPALDAHGTRSHLYHPGHFHGHRKADPEARRALRERGAKS; this comes from the coding sequence ATGGCCGATGCCCCCACCGGCAAGGTGACGTTCGTCGGTGCCGGCCCCGGCGCCGCCGACCTGCTGACGTTCCGGGCCGCGCGCGCGATCGCGGAGGCGGACGTGGTGATCTGGGCGGCCAGCCTGGTCCAGGCCGAGGTCCTGGAGCACGCGCGCGAGGGCGCGGAGATCCTGGACTCGGCCGTCATGTCCCTGGAGGACGTGGTGGCCGTCTACCGGCGCGCCCACGCCGAGGGGCTGCGGGTGGCGCGCATCCACTCCGGCGACCCGGCGCTGTGGGGCGGCACGCAGGAGCAGCTGGACCGGTGCGCCGACATCGGGATCGCCACGGAGGTCGTACCGGGGGTGTCGTCCTTCTCCGCGGTCGCCGCGCTCGTCCGGCGCGAGCTGACCGTCCCGGAGGTGGCCCAGTCCGTGGTCCTGACCCGGCTGGGCGGCGGCAAGACGCCGATGCCGCCCGGCGAGGAGGTGCGCGAGTTCGCCCGGCACGGCACCACCATGGCGGTCTTCCTGTCGGCGGCCCGCAGCGGCCAGCTGGTGCGCGAGCTGCTGGAGGGCGGCTACCCGGCCGGCACCCCGGTGATCGTCGCCCACCAGGCGACCTGGCCGGAGGAGCTGATCGTGCGGTGCACCATCGGCACGCTGGAGGAGACCGTCAAGGAGCACAGGTTCTGGAAGCACACGCTCTTCCTGGTCGGCCCGGCCCTGGACGCCCACGGCACCCGCTCGCACCTGTACCACCCGGGGCACTTCCACGGCCACCGCAAGGCCGACCCCGAGGCGCGGCGGGCCCTGCGCGAGCGGGGGGCGAAGAGTTGA
- a CDS encoding ZIP family metal transporter produces the protein MAVFVALGAFLMTLAGGWTAQRVTDRRHLVLGLAGGLMLGVVGLDLLPEALDAAGREVFGVPAALLLFVAGFLLAHLVERTLAARQAAHGGDEHTHRAPQVGLTAAGAMVGHSAMDGVAIGAAFQVGGGMGTAVALAVIAHDFADGFNTFTLTSLYGNARRRALAMLLADACAPLAGALSTLFFHLPEQALGGYLGLFGGVLLYLAAAEILPEAHHEHPARSTLLCTVAGAAFVWLVVGLSGG, from the coding sequence ATGGCGGTCTTCGTCGCGCTCGGCGCGTTCTTGATGACGCTGGCCGGCGGCTGGACGGCACAGCGGGTGACCGACCGCCGCCATCTCGTCCTGGGGCTGGCCGGCGGGCTGATGCTGGGCGTGGTCGGCCTGGACCTGCTGCCGGAGGCGCTCGACGCGGCCGGCCGCGAGGTCTTCGGCGTGCCCGCGGCCCTGCTGCTGTTCGTGGCCGGGTTCCTGCTGGCCCACCTGGTGGAGCGCACGCTGGCCGCGCGCCAGGCGGCCCACGGCGGTGACGAGCACACCCACCGGGCGCCCCAGGTGGGCCTGACGGCGGCCGGCGCGATGGTCGGCCACAGCGCCATGGACGGCGTGGCGATCGGCGCGGCCTTCCAGGTGGGCGGCGGCATGGGCACGGCCGTGGCGCTCGCCGTGATCGCGCACGACTTCGCCGACGGCTTCAACACCTTCACCCTCACGAGCCTGTACGGCAACGCCCGCCGCCGGGCGCTGGCGATGCTCCTGGCCGACGCCTGCGCCCCGCTCGCGGGCGCGCTGTCGACCCTGTTCTTCCACCTCCCGGAACAGGCGCTCGGCGGCTACCTCGGTCTCTTCGGCGGTGTCCTGCTCTACCTCGCCGCCGCCGAGATCCTCCCCGAGGCCCACCACGAGCACCCCGCCCGCTCCACCCTGCTGTGCACGGTGGCCGGCGCGGCCTTCGTCTGGCTGGTGGTCGGCCTCTCCGGCGGCTGA
- the cobI gene encoding precorrin-2 C(20)-methyltransferase: protein MSSRLVGVGVGPGDPELVTVKGVNALRAADIVVVPVMDTGERGRAEATVAHYVPGEKIVRVVFALNERTDRARREAAWDAAGARVAELLGRYGCVAFATIGDPNVYSTFTYLAQTVAELVPGIAVETVPGITAMQDLAARSGAVLTEGTEPLTLVPVTAGSAVLEEALAGPGTVVAYKFGRQAAEVAEALRRTGRLGDAVWGSALGLPEESVRPAGELDGVPLPYLSTLIAPPRRDGGRGGKL, encoded by the coding sequence ATGAGCAGCAGGCTGGTCGGAGTCGGGGTCGGTCCCGGTGACCCGGAGCTGGTGACCGTCAAGGGGGTCAACGCCCTGCGCGCGGCCGACATCGTCGTCGTGCCCGTCATGGACACGGGCGAGCGCGGGCGGGCCGAGGCGACCGTGGCGCACTACGTGCCCGGCGAGAAGATCGTCCGGGTGGTGTTCGCGCTGAACGAGCGGACCGACCGGGCGCGCCGGGAGGCCGCCTGGGACGCGGCGGGCGCCCGGGTCGCCGAGCTGCTCGGCCGGTACGGGTGCGTGGCCTTCGCCACCATCGGCGACCCGAACGTGTACTCGACGTTCACCTATCTCGCGCAGACCGTCGCGGAACTGGTGCCCGGGATCGCGGTGGAGACGGTGCCGGGCATCACCGCGATGCAGGACCTCGCGGCGCGCTCCGGTGCCGTGCTGACGGAGGGCACCGAGCCGCTGACGCTGGTGCCGGTGACGGCGGGCTCGGCCGTGCTCGAGGAGGCACTGGCCGGGCCTGGGACGGTCGTGGCGTACAAGTTCGGGCGGCAGGCCGCCGAGGTCGCCGAGGCGCTGCGGCGGACCGGGCGGCTCGGGGACGCGGTGTGGGGGTCGGCGCTCGGGCTGCCGGAGGAGTCGGTGCGGCCCGCCGGCGAGCTGGACGGGGTGCCGCTGCCCTACCTCTCGACGCTGATCGCGCCGCCGCGGCGCGACGGCGGGCGGGGCGGGAAGCTGTGA
- a CDS encoding cobyrinate a,c-diamide synthase: protein MVSVPVPRLVVAAPSSGSGKTTVATGLMAALAARGLAVSPHKVGPDYIDPGYHALATGRAGRNLDAYLCGPELVAPLFLHGARGCDIAVVEGVMGLFDGAAGEGELASTAQVAKLLRAPVVLVVDASSQSRSVAALVHGFASWDPGVRIGGVILNKVGSDRHEALLREALDSAGVPVLGVLRRAPQVDTPSRHLGLVPAAERRPAAVDAVGAMAAQVAQGCDLEALVALARGAGALPDAAWDAAAAVHASAGTAGTRAPRIAVAGGAAFTFSYAEHAELLAAAGADVVTFDPLRDERLPEGTAGLVVGGGFPEVYAAELAANEPLRRAVAALALGGAPVAAECAGLLYLCRELDGLPMCGVLDATARMTERLTLGYRDAVAVADSVLAGAGTRLRGHEFHRTAVEPGAGAVPAWGVRAPVRRVEGFVQQGVHASYLHTHWAAEPGVARRFVERCRTS from the coding sequence GTGGTGAGTGTGCCGGTGCCCCGGCTGGTCGTCGCCGCGCCGTCGTCGGGCAGCGGCAAGACCACCGTCGCCACGGGGCTGATGGCCGCGCTGGCCGCGCGGGGGCTCGCCGTGTCCCCGCACAAGGTCGGCCCGGACTACATCGACCCCGGGTACCACGCGCTGGCGACCGGGCGGGCGGGGCGGAACCTCGACGCGTACCTGTGCGGGCCGGAGCTGGTCGCCCCGCTGTTCCTGCACGGGGCGAGGGGGTGCGACATCGCCGTCGTCGAGGGCGTGATGGGGCTGTTCGACGGGGCCGCGGGCGAGGGGGAGCTCGCCTCCACCGCCCAGGTCGCCAAGCTGCTGCGCGCGCCGGTGGTGCTGGTCGTGGACGCCTCGTCGCAGTCGCGGTCGGTGGCGGCGCTGGTGCACGGGTTCGCGTCCTGGGACCCGGGGGTGCGGATCGGGGGCGTGATCCTGAACAAGGTCGGCTCCGACCGGCACGAGGCGCTGCTGCGGGAGGCACTGGACTCGGCCGGCGTCCCGGTGCTGGGGGTGCTGCGGCGGGCGCCGCAAGTGGACACGCCGTCGCGGCACCTGGGGCTGGTGCCGGCCGCCGAGCGTCGGCCGGCCGCGGTCGACGCCGTCGGGGCCATGGCGGCACAGGTGGCCCAGGGGTGCGACCTGGAGGCGCTGGTGGCGCTGGCCCGCGGTGCGGGCGCGCTGCCGGACGCGGCCTGGGACGCGGCAGCGGCCGTGCACGCGTCGGCCGGGACGGCCGGGACGCGGGCGCCGCGGATCGCCGTCGCCGGTGGAGCGGCGTTCACCTTCTCCTACGCCGAGCACGCCGAGTTGCTGGCCGCCGCCGGGGCGGACGTCGTCACCTTCGACCCGCTCCGGGACGAGCGGCTGCCCGAGGGGACGGCCGGGCTGGTCGTCGGCGGGGGTTTCCCCGAGGTGTACGCCGCCGAACTGGCCGCCAACGAGCCGCTCCGCCGGGCCGTCGCCGCACTGGCCCTGGGCGGGGCGCCGGTGGCCGCCGAGTGCGCCGGACTGCTCTACCTGTGCCGGGAGCTGGACGGGCTGCCCATGTGCGGGGTGCTGGACGCCACCGCGCGGATGACCGAACGGCTCACCCTCGGCTACCGGGACGCGGTCGCGGTCGCGGACAGCGTGCTGGCCGGCGCGGGGACGCGGCTGCGCGGGCACGAGTTCCACCGCACGGCCGTCGAGCCCGGCGCCGGCGCGGTCCCCGCCTGGGGCGTGCGGGCCCCGGTCCGGCGGGTCGAGGGTTTCGTACAGCAGGGCGTGCACGCGAGTTACCTGCACACGCACTGGGCGGCCGAGCCCGGTGTGGCCCGTCGGTTCGTGGAGAGGTGCCGGACGTCATGA